The following are encoded together in the Mastacembelus armatus chromosome 6, fMasArm1.2, whole genome shotgun sequence genome:
- the zwilch gene encoding protein zwilch homolog, with the protein MGSKVVSSAAEFFKILRSLQNSESNEPCIYEEDIQILKMNGDRIALVNMCCGNQPIYVCEKAVPKIIEPDDQQIADTSNCSANHDDDEAIASVLQAELGPQPLTIMKARQLLSLYTLSQNANVSAVDNNPALHPLWVRCDMSDPAGTTWFGAETVCVSNKVSGIKLYSVTCKGSSVDKRALITLDELKQEHKKRHHPSSMVIKGSARFSLFGSTVVENTIIESQSNVTVDFKWCHVESILETPPLSSTATLNIKVASGDMRSPMFEMYRELEFIQTLADGLRTGETEWIEPVESVSAVNLTKAYLEELQSTAKTLQDQAPKTAETTKLKSETETPIFNSLLERGDLDFVEQLWVRMRKSVTSYQDIGDCLKLVIEALRYGDIKPWIHRDSSSSLSKLILQSYHQQMDHVSLTGLTPVHMLLEMGLDKMRKDYINYLIGEELTTLNHLCYFLSTDVDLQEQVIRLRKLHHLLEIIVTCSAFLGLPYDRLFLLTQSCLQHYKTNPYDEEHEFKLQIKPALISHFYQKEHPAVWEVEVSSGHGPREVRTSLQLSDRPLVDHVIFETDYPNETVNADSEDPAFFSTMVSCSLVNFA; encoded by the exons ATGGGCTCAAAGGTGGTATCTAGTGCCGCGGAGTTTTTCAAAATTCTCCG ATCTCTGCAAAATTCGGAAAGCAATGAGCCGTGTATATATGAG GAGGACATCCAAATATTAAAGATGAATGGAGACAGAATTGCTCTGGTGAATATGTGCTGTGGCAACCAGCCAATCTACGTCTGTGAAAAAGCT gTTCCAAAAATAATTGAACCTGATGATCAACAAATAGCTGACACATCAAACTGTTCTGCtaatcatgatgatgatgaggccATTGCCAGTGTACTCCAGGCAGAACTGGGTCCACAGCCACTGACAATCATGAAAGCAAG GCAGTTGCTGTCTTTGTACACATTATCGCAAAATGCTAATGTGTCAGCTGTCGACAACAACCCTGCCTTACACCCTCTGTGGGTGCGATGTGATATGTCTGATCCTGCTGGAACAACCTGGTTTGGGGCTGAGACAGTCTGCGTGAGCAATAAAGTGTCTGGTATTAAATTATACTCTGTTACCTGCAAAG GCTCGAGTGTGGACAAAAGGGCTCTTATAACCTTAGATGAACTTAAACAAGAGCACAAGAAAAGGCATCATCCATCCTCA ATGGTGATTAAAGGCAGTGCCCGATTCAGCTTGTTTGGCTCTACTGTTGTTGAAAACACTATCATTGAGTCACAGAGTAACGTAACAGTAGATTTCAAATGGTGCCATGTCGAGAGTATCCTTGAGACCCCACCCCTGTCTTCTACAGCAACACTA AATATTAAAGTTGCCAGCGGGGACATGAGAAGCCCAATGTTCGAGATGTACAGGGAGCTggagttcatccag ACTCTTGCTGATGGTTTGAGAACTGGTGAGACTGAATGGATAGAACCTGTGGAAAGCGTATCAGCTGTAAATCTGACCAAGGCCTACCTCGAAG AGCTTCAGAGCACTGCGAAGACACTTCAGGATCAGGCTCCAAAAACAGCAGAG ACCACAAAGCTGAAGTCTGAGACAGAAACTCCTATTTTTAACTCACTATTGGAACGAGGCGATTTGGACTTTGTGGAACAGTTGTGGGTTCGCATGAGAAAAA GTGTGACTTCATATCAGGACATTGGAGATTGTCTGAAATTGGTCATCGAAGCTCTCAGATATGGTGACATCAAACCCTGG ATTCACAGAGACAGTAGCAGCTCACTGAGCAAGCTGATCCTGCAGTCCTACCACCAGCAGATGGATCATGTGTCTCTCACAGGTCTCACCCCTGTCCACATGCTGCTAGAGATGGGTCTTGACAAGATGAGAAAAGATtacattaactaccttattg GTGAAGAATTGACAACTCTAAACCACTTG TGTTACTTCCTGAGCACAGATGTTGATCTGCAAGAGCAAGTGATCCGACTGAGAAAACTGCACCATCTGCTGGAAATAATTGTGACCTGCAGTGCATTCCTTGGTTTGCCCTATGACCGACTGTTCCTtctcacaca ATCTTGTTTGCAGCACTACAAAACAAATCCATATGATGAAGAACATGAATTCAAACTCCAAATCAAACCAGCCTTGATCAGCCATTTCTACCAGAA AGAGCATCCAGCTGTATGGGAGGTTGAGGTGTCCAGTGGTCATGGCCCTCGTGAGGTCAGGACATCCTTACAGCTTAGCGACAGACCACTGGTTGATCATGTTATCTTTGAAACAG aTTACCCAAATGAAACAGTGAATGCGGACAGTGAAGATCCTGCCTTCTTTTCCACCATGGTGTCTTGCAGTCTTGTCAACTTTGCATGA
- the snapc5 gene encoding snRNA-activating protein complex subunit 5 — MHSRLQELKKEEETLLKIKVMLQDQLNRLKFEEGALKSIINAQTEEGASQHPTPEKEVYINLDDEGKINQTKLLLNAAVDYNMEEEEDDDEEDDEDDKGDDSELEFVPEEDEEEDDY; from the exons ATGCACAGCCGCCTGCAGGAGTtaaagaaggaagaggagactCTTCTGAAAATCAAAGTCATGCTGCAAGACCAACTGAACAGGCTGAAG tttgaagAAGGGGCCTTGAAATCCATCATTAATGCTCAAACAGAAGAAGGAGCCTCTCAACACCCAACCCCAGAAAAGGAG gTTTATATTAACCTTGATGATGAAGGCAAGATCAATCAAACCAAACTGCTACTGAATGCTGCTGTCGATTATAAtatggaggaggaagaagatgacgatgaggaagatgatgaggatgacaAAGGAGATGACAGTGAACTTGAGTTTGTACctgaagaggatgaggaggaagatgattACTAA
- the lctlb gene encoding lactase-like protein, translating to MLYLLGFSWGAGSSAYQTEGAWDKDGKGLSIWDVFSHKNGKIQQNETGDSSCEGYYKVKDDISLMKELKLNHYRFSISWPRLIPTGIKSEHINEKGIQYYDQLIDHLLENKITPIVTLYHWDLPQVLQEKYGGWQNISMVNYFNEFANLCFEKFGNRIKYWITFNNPWSVAVEGYETGDHAPGLKLKGTGAYRAAHHIIKAHAKVWHTYDTQWRGKQKGLVGISLLGDWGEPVDINNQKDIEAAERYVQFYLGWFATPIFHGDYPQVMKDFIGRKSVQQGLGTSRLPTFSSQEKSYIKGTCDFLGIGHFTTRYITQKNNPSGRSSNSYFIDRDLAELVDPRWPDPGSEWLYSVPWGFRRLLNFVKTQYGNPMIYVTENGVSEKMLCTELCDDWRIQYYKDYINEMLKAIKDGVNVKGYTAWSLLDKFEWDEGYSERFGLYYVDFRNKNKPRYPKASVQFYKRIISSNGFPNQREVENWRRKAVETCSSSNQLLAADPLTSHMEMVTEIVVPTVCTLSILLSAIFLMFLLRRRN from the exons ATGTTGTATTTATTAGGATTTTCGTGGGGTGCCGGCAGTTCAGCGTATCAAACAGAAGGAGCCTGGGACAAAGATGGAAAAGGACTGAGTATTTGGGATGTGTTTAGTCATAAGAATGGCAAAATccaacaaaatgaaacaggGGATTCCTCCTGTGAGGGCTACTACAAAGTTAAG GATGACATTTCATTGATGAAGGAGCTGAAGCTTAACCACTATCGCTTCTCCATTTCCTGGCCTAGACTCATCCCCACTGGCATAAAGT CTGAGCATATAAATGAAAAAGGAATACAGTACTACGATCAACTGATTGACCATCttctggaaaacaaaatcactcCTATTGTCACTCTGTATCACTGGGATCTTCCGCAG GTCTTACAAGAAAAATATGGTGGATGGCAGAATATAAGCATGGTCAACTATTTCAACGAATTTGCCAACCTGTGCTTTGAAAAATTTGGCAACCGAATCAAGTATTGGATCACTTTCAACAATCCATGG TCTGTAGCAGTTGAAGGCTATGAGACAGGTGATCATGCTCCTGGACTGAAGCTGAAAGGAACAGGGGCATACAGAGCTGCCCACCACATAATCAAG GCACATGCTAAAGTTTGGCATACTTATGACACGCAGTGGAGGGGGAAACAAAAAG GTCTGGTTGGCATCTCTCTGTTGGGGGATTGGGGCGAGCCGGTGGATATCAACAACCAAAAAGACATTGAAGCAGCTGAGAGATATGTTCAGTTCTACCTGGGCTGGTTTGCCACACCTATCTTTCATGGAGACTACCCTCAAGTGATGAAAGACTTTATTG GAAGGAAGAGCGTTCAGCAAGGTCTCGGAACATCTCGCCTACCCACATTTTCCTCCCAGGAGAAGAGTTACATCAAGGGGACCTGTGACTTCCTTGGCATTGGTCATTTCACTACTCGTTACATTACTCAAAAGAACAACCCATCAGGACGCAGCAGCAACAGTTACTTCATTGACCGTGACCTGGCTGAGCTAGTTGACCCACGGTGGCCTGATCCTGGGTCAGAGTGGCTCTACTCTGTTCCCTGGGGTTTCAGACGTCTGCTCAACTTTGTCAAG aCTCAGTATGGAAACCCAATGATTTATGTGACTGAGAATGGAGTCTCTGAGAAGATGTTATGCACAGAGCTGTGTGATGACTGGAGGATACAGTATTATAAGGATTATatcaatgaaatgttaaaag CTATAAAGGATGGAGTCAATGTGAAGGGATACACTGCATGGTCCCTGCTGGACAAGTTTGAGTGGGATGAAGGCTACTCCGAGAGGTTTGGCTTGTACTATGTGGACTTCAGGAATAAAAACAAGCCTCGCTATCCCAAAGCTTCTGTTCAGTTTTACAAACGCATCATCAGCTCCAACGGTTTTCCCAATCAGAGAGAG GTTGAGAACTGGAGGAGAAAGGCTGTTGAGACCTGCTCTTCTAGCAACCAGCTCCTGGCTGCAG ACCCTTTGACCAGCCACATGGAGATGGTGACTGAGATCGTTGTTCCCACTGTGTGCACCCTCTCTATTTTGCTCAGTGCCATTTTCCTTATGTTCCTGCTGCGGAGGCGGAACTAG